The following proteins are encoded in a genomic region of Thunnus maccoyii chromosome 8, fThuMac1.1, whole genome shotgun sequence:
- the phykpl gene encoding 5-phosphohydroxy-L-lysine phospho-lyase: protein MSYTQKEPKEDMATEKLRKEETLAMRRRLIGQSCRLFYSDDPVKIVRARGQYLFDENGKRYLDCISNVHHVGHCHPSITKAAAAQMDLLNTNTRFLHDNIILYADRLSATLPEKLSVFYFVNSGSEANDLALRLAQQYTQHEDVIVLDHAYHGHLMSLIDISPYKFRKLAGQKEWVHVAPLPDTYRGIYREDHPNPGQAYADTVKDLIDEVHRKGRKISAFFAESLPSVGGQILLPQGYSAKVAEYVRSAGGVFVADEVQTGFGRVGSHFWAFQLQGDGFCPDIVTMGKPMGNGHPLACVATTAEIAGAFTANGVEYFNTFGGNPVSCAIGLAVLDVMEQEDLRGNAKRVGAHLKDLLSKLKTRHQIIGEVRGVGLFVGLELVKDREQRTPATETAAWLVKRLKEEDRICVSTDGPWENVVKFKPPMCFSMEDAELVVRCIDRILTDMEANDL from the exons ATGAGTTACACACAGAAAGAACCCAAAGAGGACATGGCAACAGAAAAACTCAGGAAAGAAGAAACTCTCGCAATGAGGAGGAGACTGATCGG GCAGTCATGTAGACTCTTTTATTCAGATGACCCCGTGAAAATAGTACGAGCAAGGGGACAATATCTATTCGATGAAAATGGCAAGCGCTATCTGGACTGCATCAGTAACGTTCATCATG TGGGCCATTGTCACCCCAGTATAACaaaggctgcagcagcacaaatgGACctcctgaacacaaacacacgatTCCTGCACGACAACATAATCCTGTATGCAGACCGCCTGTCTGCCACCCTGCCTGAGAAATTGTCTGTCTTCTACTTTGTTAACTCTGG TTCAGAGGCCAATGATCTCGCACTACGCTTGGCCCAGCAGTACACCCAACATGAGGACGTCATCGTGCTCGACCA TGCTTACCATGGACATCTAATGTCCCTCATCGACATTAGTCCTTACAAGTTCCGGAAACTGGCAGGACAGAAAGAATGGGTTCATGTG GCACCTTTACCAGACACCTACAGAGGCATATACAGAGAGGACCATCCAAACCCAGGCCAAGCGTATGCTGATACAGTCAAAGACCTCATAGATGAGGTGCACAGGAAAGGTCGAAAG ATCTCTGCCTTCTTTGCTGAATCATTGCCAAGTGTCGGAGGACAGATTCTCTTGCCCCAAGGGTACTCAGCTAAAGTTGCAGA ATATGTGCGCTCAGCTGGTGGGGTGTTTGTGGCAGATGAGGTGCAAACAGGCTTTGGACGTGTGGGAAGTCACTTCTGGGCTTTCCAGCTGCAGGGGGACGGTTTCTGTCCGGACATAGTGACCATGGGCAAACCAATGGGCAATGGACATCCCCTGGCATGTGTGGCAACCACAGCAGAGATAGCTGGAGCTTTCACAGCCAACGGAGTGGAGTACTTTAACACA TTTGGAGGGAATCCAGTGTCCTGTGCAATCGGTCTGGCTGTCCTTGATGTGATGGAGCAAGAGGACCTAAGAGGAAATGCCAAAAGGGTGGGAGCACATCTGAAAGATTTGCTCTCAAAGCTAAAAACAAGACATCAAATAATTGGAGAAGTTCG AGGTGTGGGACTGTTTGTGGGTCTTGAGCTggtgaaagacagagagcagaggactCCTGccacagaaacagcagcatgGCTGGTGAAGAG GTTGAAAGAGGAGGATCGAATCTGTGTCAGTACCGATGGCCCCTGGGAAAATGTTGTGAAGTTTAAACCTCCTATGTGCTTCAGCATGGAGGACGCAGAGCTGGTGGTACGCTGTATTGACCGCATCCTCACAG ACATGGAAGCCAATGACCTTTAA
- the hnrnpaba gene encoding heterogeneous nuclear ribonucleoprotein A/Ba: MSETEQQYMETSENGHEVDDDFNGAGHTEEATDDSAVNDCGEGAGPEADESSQNGGGTEGGQIDASKGEEDAGKMFVGGLSWDTSKKDLKDYFSKFGEVTDCTIKMDQQTGRSRGFGFILFKDAASVDKVLEQKEHRLDGRQIDPKKAMAMKKDPVKKIFVGGLNPDTSKEVIQEYFGTFGEIETIELPQDPKTEKRRGFVFITYKDEAPVKKVMEKKYHNVGGSKCEIKIAQPKEVYQQQQYGARGYGGRGRGRGGQGQNWNQGYNNYWNQGYNQNYGYGQQSYGYSGYGNYDYPAGYYGYGGGYDYNQGNTSYGKTPRRGGHQSSYKPY, translated from the exons ATGTCTGAGACCGAGCAGCAGTATATGGAAACATCGGAAAACGGCCACGAAGTCGACGATGATTTTAACGGAGCCGGCCACACCGAGGAGGCGACCGACGACAGCGCCGTGAATGACTGCGGAGAAGGCGCGGGGCCCGAGGCGGACGAGAGCTCGCAAAACGGCGGCGGAACGGAGGGCGGCCAGATCGACGCGAGCAAAGGCGAGGAGGATGCGGG GAAAATGTTTGTCGGTGGTCTCAGCTGGGACACAAGCAAGAAGGATCTCAAAGATTACTTCTCTAAGTTTGGTGAGGTGACAGACTGCACCATAAAGATGGACCAGCAGACGGGCCGGTCAAGAGGCTTCGGATTTATTCTCTTCAAAGATGCAGCCAGTGTAGATAAG gTTCTTGAACAGAAGGAGCACAGGCTAGATGGGCGACAGATCGACCCCAAAAAGGCCATGGCCATGAAGAAGGATCCAGTCAAGAAAATCTTTGTGGGAGGCCTTAACCCAGACACTTCCAAGGAAGTCATTCAGGAATACTTTGGAACCTTTGGAGAG ATTGAGACAATTGAGCTTCCTCAAGATCCAAAGACGGAAAAGAGGAGGGGTTTCGTATTTATCACGTATAAAGATGAGGCTCCTGTCAAGAAGGTTATGGAGAAAAAATACCACAATGTCGGTGGAAGCAAG TGTGAAATCAAAATAGCCCAGCCCAAAGAGGtctaccagcagcagcagtatggTGCCCGTGGATATGGAGGACGCGGCAGGGGCCGTGGAG GCCAGGGCCAGAACTGGAATCAAGGCTACAACAACTACTGGAACCAGGGATACAACCAGAACTATGGCTACGGACAGCAAAGCTACGGATATAGCGGCTACGGCAACTATGACTACCCTGCTGGTTATTACGGCTATGGGGGTGGCTACGATTACA ACCAGGGCAATACAAGCTATGGGAAAACTCCAAGACGTGGAGGCCACCAGAGTAGCTACAAGCCATACTGA
- the nme5 gene encoding nucleoside diphosphate kinase homolog 5, with protein MDQTPFRRIYVERTLALIKPDAVHKSEEIEDIILKSGFTILQKRKLQLSPEQCSDFYADQYGKLFFPSLTAFMSSGPVIALTLARNNAIAHWKSIIGPVNSTKARETHPECLRAKYGTSDLKNALHGSESFHAAEREIKFMFPNSVIEPFPTREATEEYLSRYVNPTLLHGLTELCKHKPLNPCIWLADWLIKHNPNMPQICEEAIVEEAE; from the exons ATGGACCAAACCCCATTTCGTCGTATTTATGTGGAGAGAACTCTGGCCCTCATTAAACCAGATGCCGTCCACAAAAGTGAGGAGATAGAGGACATTATCCTCAAGTCGGGCTTCACTATCCTACAG AAGCGGAAGCTGCAGTTAAGTCCAGAGCAGTGCAGTGACTTCTACGCAGACCAGTATGGAAAGCTCTTCTTTCCCAGCCTGACTGCCTTCATGAGCTCTGGCCCCGTCATCGCCCTCACTCTGGCCCGTAACAATGCAATTGCCCACTGGAAGTCCATCATAGGACCTGTCAACAGCACCAAGGCCAGAGAAACTCATCCAGAATG CCTTAGAGCAAAATATGGCACTTCTGACTTGAAGAACGCACTTCATGGTAGCGAGTCATTTCATGCAGCTGAGAGGGAGATTAAATTCATGTTCCCAAACT CTGTAATCGAGCCCTTTCCTACAAGAGAGGCAACCGAAGAATACCTGAGCAGATACGTAAACCCGACTTTGCTACATGGACTCACTGAGCTCTGCAAGCACAAACCTCTCAACCCCTGT ATTTGGCTTGCTGACTGGCTGATCAAACACAATCCAAACATGCCTCAAATATGTGAAGAAGCCATTGTGGAAGAAGCAGAATGA